From Argopecten irradians isolate NY chromosome 2, Ai_NY, whole genome shotgun sequence, the proteins below share one genomic window:
- the LOC138315868 gene encoding small conductance calcium-activated potassium channel protein 2-like produces MMYEDYEEMELDSPKTPLFKFIRSKMTYSGSDVTLNQKEDFRIKHRDVSNSIPLGDRINLRKEYIQRRRWIVDLEFVFAMAGIILMMIETELYISHNISKASVISLGIKCIISVTTAALLVTICINYYTIIQIKVLDVGVKDWKSVITTWMVCSLLLEIIVCLPHPFPGDYNIVYTSPGGGQRLVSIDAVLSILMMTRLYLVGKFAVVHSRLLTDTSTSSIGTLSKVKINTKFVFRAAMTNRPGLLIFLVMVITFLVNTWAMRTCEIYYEPINSKNTYLETMWLVAITFLTVGYGDATPSSYCGRYISIITGSMGVVTTALLVAMLARNLEQSREEKYVFNFVSRMQIENRKKNAAANAIKNVLKIWTLKKHGESQSKDMRKYTDRLKHALKEINVARDEMNHIGDGMLGMVDVAHTVDRIGTVVERNSHGQNKLEMRINSLDMRLCNIEDKLNEIRTLLSAKLR; encoded by the coding sequence ATGATGTACGAAGACTATGAAGAAATGGAGTTAGATTCGCCGAAAACACCACTTTTCAAATTCATTCGAAGTAAGATGACGTACTCTGGAAGTGACGTCACTCTGAACCAAAAAGAGGATTTCAGAATCAAGCATCGTGACGTATCGAACTCAATACCTTTAGGGGATAGAATTAATTTACGGAAAGAGTACATACAACGCAGACGTTGGATTGTTGATCTGGAGTTCGTCTTTGCCATGGCAGGTATTATTCTGATGATGATTGAAACTGAGCTGTACATCAGTCACAATATATCTAAGGCAAGCGTTATATCTCTGGGTATAAAATGTATCATATCAGTCACAACCGCAGCGCTTCTTGTCACTATCTGTATAAACTACTACACTATCATACAGATAAAAGTTCTGGATGTCGGCGTAAAAGACTGGAAATCCGTAATAACAACATGGATGGTTTGTAGTTTGCTTCTGGAAATTATTGTATGTCTTCCACATCCATTTCCGGGTGACTATAACATAGTCTATACCTCTCCTGGTGGAGGCCAACGATTGGTCAGTATTGATGCTGTACTGTCCATTCTGATGATGACCAGGTTATACCTTGTAGGAAAATTTGCCGTGGTCCATAGCAGGCTGCTGACCGATACTTCTACGAGCAGCATTGGAACGCTCAgcaaagtaaaaataaatacgAAATTTGTATTCAGGGCTGCTATGACTAATAGACCAGGCCTGTTGATATTCTTAGTTATGGTCATCACATTTCTCGTAAATACCTGGGCGATGAGAACTTGTGAGATTTACTATGAACCAATTAACAGTAAGAACACGTACCTAGAAACCATGTGGTTGGTTGCAATCACGTTTTTGACCGTCGGGTACGGTGACGCCACGCCAAGCAGTTACTGCGGGAGGTACATCTCGATAATCACGGGCAGTATGGGGGTGGTCACCACCGCCCTCCTTGTCGCCATGTTGGCGAGGAATTTGGAACAATCTCGGGAGGAGAAATACGTCTTCAACTTCGTATCCAGGATGCAAATTGAGAACAGGAAGAAAAATGCCGCTGCCAATGCCATTAAAAACGTTTTAAAAATATGGACTCTGAAAAAACATGGCGAATCTCAAAGTAAGGATATGCGGAAATATACAGATCGATTAAAACACGCACTGAAGGAAATAAATGTCGCACGAGATGAAATGAACCACATCGGCGATGGAATGCTGGGAATGGTTGATGTAGCGCACACTGTAGACAGGATAGGGACAGTAGTAGAGAGAAACTCTCACGGACAGAATAAACTCGAGATGAGGATCAACTCCCTTGATATGCGACTCTGTAATATAGAGGACAAACTCAACGAAATCCGAACTCTCCTATCAGCGAAATTGAGATAG